DNA from Vitis riparia cultivar Riparia Gloire de Montpellier isolate 1030 unplaced genomic scaffold, EGFV_Vit.rip_1.0 scaffold460_pilon_pilon, whole genome shotgun sequence:
caaAGTAGAGATCACATGCAAATATGAATGCAACAACGCTCCCCCAACAAATTTCAAATGCaagtcacatgcaaatgcttcaacactcccTAAGATTAATTCATAAAAACGATTATCTCCTTACCTCATTTCCAATTACTATAAGATATCATCAAtcaaaatgaatagaaaaattattcaagataTCCAAAGGATAATCACACATAtttcaactcatttttcttccattcaacATATATACCTAAGTAatcaatgatattaaaaactgaaaataaatcaaaaagtagaatgagagaaagagacaatgacaccaaattttaatgtggaaaacatccgaagagataaaaaaccacgggCCTACAACCGATTAAAAATGTCTactatgaagaacaaaaactgaatacaaggttttagCTAGCTAAAGCCTACCAATCCTTCCCAAGCCACTTGATTGACACCTTTCAATTTCAGCTTCTCACCTTCATCTTtcggagcacacttggagtccacaTCAAGCTTGATCttggcctcttcttgaatctaCACAAgtagaaaatgggtttttaccCAAACCCAATAGTTTCGAAATTGAGAAATGAACGAATGAAGAATctaactcatttttttctcaagaaaattcaTTGAAAACAGTTTGGCAAACAATAGGAAAGTtggattttcttggcaaccaaacatcCCAAATTAGGAAAGGAGAAGAGAACCAAAAGGGATGGTTGTTGTTATGTCTTTCTCTACAGCACAAGAaacaattttaggtttttaaatgaaGGAAGCCCTTAATCCAACAAATGAGATTTCATCAAGAAAGTGCAACTTGAATCGATCTGACCTAAAGTTGGATCAATCCTGGAACAGGGTATTTTGAAcacttagtaaaaaaaaaaaaaaaagtttcccAAGCCTTCTTAactccaaaaatattttaagaaaaacatttaaataatatacttGATTCAATTCCATCCAACTCCAACCTCAACTACATACTTTGGTTTCTTGACAAATTCAATAACTTGATCTTCATTAGGCAAGTAGTTTGAAGAAGGATTGGAAAAATCAAGTTAGGAGACATTTAGGAATTTTATCCAAAATTgtcaacctagctaaacacttaCAATAAGAAACAAACAACATATCATTaagtaagaaaaataatgacatCCCCAGAAACCAAATGGTATAAATGAACAGTAACCAAGAAGATAGTGTCATTCTTGAATGGATTTATTCCCTTTAGGTCTATCATGGTATCAGTGGGTCCTTTGAATGTGTTAAGGCTTCAGTCATGACCAGAATGAAGAAACCCAGTATGCAGTATTCAAACAGTTAGAAATCATAAACTTCGGCTACATCTCAAGGTTGCAAGTGTGTGAGTCATTACCAGAGAAACAACTTATGCTGGGTTATCCATGGTAGAAGTCATCAAGCCTTCTCTGGAATATGGTATCTTCTCAGACCGACTGGTTGAGATCTTCAAAAAGGACATGGATGGGTGAACAGGGTTAAAAGCCTTTTTAGAAGCTATGTAGTTCATACTAAATTAATGAATTCAACATGCAGCACAAATGTATGAGTATTCATAGGATGTTTGTGCacatataattatatatcaggctattttttggaaatcaagCCATACAACATCTAAGCTAAGAACTTTAACCAAAACCAACACAAATTCAAGCTCAAACACAGCTTGGTTTGAATTATCTCAGGCCAAGCAACTGTGTCATGGTACCTATTCCTACTGAAAATCCTAGCCAATGTACATACCATAAGTTTAGTCCATATGAACTTGTGGCAGCTACTCCACCTGCCACACCAAAAGCAAACTCTATTTGAGTTCAAATCCTCCAGAGTTTTATCAGAAGTGTATGGAATGATGAATTAATATTTCCAATGAGTAACTTACCACAAAGTTGAGAGATTCACAATGGATACCAACAGAATAAAGGGTGGAGACGCTAATGCCATTCTTGAATGAATTTGCTCCCTCTGTTTGGTTACTTGGTCAGGTATGCCATCTATATTCAATGAGGCTTCAGTGCTTCTCAACTTACTCAGCCACTTAAAGACATCTATTACAACTGTCACCAGGTTCATCCTCCAACGACAAGTGACCAGCAGGTTAACAAATATGATGAAGTAACTGGCTTCAGGGAATGAAGATCTCATCATATCGACTTGaattcacaaaataaattaacagGACTCCCTTGTATTACTGTAGCATCCACTATTTTGCTGCATCGATTCAGTTTGAGCAGTTAGCAAATCTGAATACAAACTGAGATGTGTTCATTGATGAACTTGAAAATGTTTCTGATTATGCTCAACCTGTGTGCATCTATTCCTTTTACAGATGATGCAAGCTCCAGGAATGctcaataaaatcaaacattaatCAAATGCTAAACCTAGAATGGAATGGCCGGATCTATCAAgacctaaaaattaaatttgaacaatTTAAACCAAGATGATTAATTTGAGGGATTAAGTTCAGATTTGACACTCACCAAAAGCTCAAGTATCTCTCAAATTAATCATAAACATGTCTTAGACACTAAGTAAACTGTTCCAAACTATCCATTTTGCTACTTGATTGGTTTTACATAAATTCATTTTGACAGCCCATTCTTAAATGAACCAGTAATAGCTAGTCTTTAACTAATTACCCAAACAGAAGTAAATCCCATTGGGCTCCTTTACGATTGATGATATGTACTCTCCAAGAATATGCTAACTTAAATCACCAATGAAGAGACCACACAAAATGAGATTAATTGGCTGCAGACCAACATCATCAATTAgctcctttatatatatatatatattaattaatcacatatacaatttaattaaatattaaaagcagAACCTATATCAAGCAGTGGTATGGCATATTCTTTTATTCATACTACAGACTCGTACGTGCTGAGAAACAATGTGACATAACAAGTGTGACATACCAAGATATTGTGTGATCCAAAACGGAGAGGCAAGAAGTAATACCATAATTGAATTGATTTGGCCTTTACCTCTATCATTGTATATGTGGGTCCTCCAAATGTGTTAGGACTTCAAGGAGGAGAGTTGAATTGTGAGGACAGATAAAAGTTGAATTAGGTTAGTGTTAGATTATTGTCATTCACCACTTCAATCCTCATTGTCCTGATTAGAGCTCCATTTCAAGCGTTTCTCGGGCTGCATCTCTGATTCTGAGTCATCACTACACCACCCACTTTCACTGGTTTCCCCATCACAAGAATTATAGTAATCAGAATTCTCTGATTCTGAGCCATCATAAGACCACCCACTTCCACTGGAATCCCCCTCATGGATTTCTTCAAGGAGAAGAGTTGAATTAGGAGGAGGAGAGATGTATTGGATCATTGCTATATTGTTGCCATTCACCTCTTCATTCCTGTACACTAGATCAATCCCACACTTCTTAATTGCACAAACTCCTATTCGGAGTAAAATGTCAAATGAAGCCTTAATTCGAATCACTTCATCAAAATTGATAGAAGAGGGAAATGGTACACAAAGCAGCCACAAATGATCTGACTCCAATCCTCCCCTTAGAGTAGTCTGAGGATAGACAGCATAGTGCCAAGAACTGTGATGGGAATAGAAGTTGCAGTCTGCACTAACCCAACCACTGCTCCTGTGACTGAGCGGAAGTGGGAAACTATAGACTACAGCAAAAGCAAAAGCCAGGACATTGGAATTAAACCAACTTGGAGGTAGCTCTAATTCTATTTCACTACCCCAGTCCTGATTCCCGATCCAATCTGGTATTCTTCTCCCAGGAATAACAAGGCTGAATGCAGCTTTTAACAACTCTGGAATACTGGTTTCTAGCTCTGGGGAAGCAGGCTCAAGTGGGGGCAACAAGGGATCCCCCTTCAGTTTGAAGCCAGAGCTAAGTGTGGTTAATGATGTGCAATTATGTGCATTGATCTCTTCTATGCTTGATGGAAGCTCCCGGAGTGCTTTAAGTCTTTTGCAATTTTCCAACCCCAGCCATTTCAGTTGAGAAAGTTGGTTGATGCTCGAAGGCAAAGTAACAAAGTGGTTTCCGCTCAAATTTAAGGATTTCAGCGAAGATAAGAAGCCAAGATTACCGAGATTTGCGCTATCTGATATAAAGCAGTTTGTTAGGTTTAGTTTTGTTAAGGAACACAAAACTGGGAAAGGAGGCAACATGAAACAAATGGAATTTGAACTCCTTGGCATCAAGTGTGAGGTAGATGGTGTTCCTTTGTCTGCACAGAGCTCCTTTAGCCATTTTAAGTTCACACAATCTGAGCAACCAGAAACATCAAAGGTTTCGAGAGATTTTAGATTATAAATGTTGCTTGGAAGACTCTTCAGCATTATGCAGTTCTTCAAACTCAGGAAATTGAGTTTGTTCAGAactacaagagaaggatgaacCTCACACAAAGATGTACAACCTTCAAGAACTAACTGTTCAAGGTTGACGACCCCAGAGAAATCCGGGGTTTCTCGTAGATATCTAGAGTGCCTGAGAttcatgaattttaatttttctagaaCCTGCCAAAAAGAgaagtgatttaaaaattaacttccATGAATGTTTGCATGCTATATAAAGATAATAACattgataaattataataatacctTGATTCCTTCCCACAATTGTTTAATGTGGCTATAAGGCATGCTGAGGTCAACAAGATTCTTTGGATTAAAGTCATTGGGCAATGATTTTAATGGGTATCCATGGAAATATAGTAATCTTAAGTCAtcataatgaaatttaatgtcTTGGGAAAAATGCACTTCACAATTTGCCTTTTTGGAGGTGTCTTGGAAGGTTCTTGAAATGTCATCTTTATAGACTTTAAGCAATCGAAGTCTATTCATCCTCACAAAGGCTTGAGTTGTAAATTCTAGTTTCTCTTCCGAATGAGACAAGTTGAGGAATATGCCTTCAACTTCTTCTGTTCCCTAACAACCAAGTATAGAGATTAATTAAAAAGCGtgtaaaatgcataaaaaaaattatatgatccACAAGTACTGCTTTAACAAAAGTGAtagttttttatcttatatttgtatgtgaaaaatgaaaatttatgtgTTTTGCTcttaccatattttttttcaacacaTAAGAAATGTCCTCATGATTCCACAACCTGCTCCATTTGCCAGGCATTTTAGGGGACTTTTTGCGAACAACCTCTCTACCCATTTCTTGTAGCAAATCATGCATCTTTATCTTGTTATCAGAAATAGTTATGAGAGACTTATTTATGAGAGCTTTTATTCCACTAATTGGGAAAAAATTGCAACTGTCTAAGATTTTTGTAACATAATCATTGTCCTCCCACAAAAAGAAACAAGCAATATCCAAGAATATATCCTTTTCATTGTCATTCAGATAATCATAGCTTATTTGAAGCACTCTTTGAATCTCCATATTAGGAATTCTTTTTAGTTTATCCAATTCACCTTCCCATTCATGCTTGCTCCTACCAAACAAAAGAGAGCCTAAAACTTTAAGAGCTAATGGAAGGCCTTGAGTGTACACGAGTACGTCTTTAGATAGCTCCATAAAATCCTCTATGGGATGGTCTCGTTTAAATGCATAATGACTGAAGAGCTTCATAGCTTTATTGCCCTCTAATTTCTTGACCTTGTATGTTTCCTTTACTCCATGCATGCTTAACAAGTCTTTGTTCCTAGTTGTTATAATGATTCTACTTCCAGGACTAAACCAATCACGTTGTGGAAGTAACTTTTCTAATACTATTGAATCATTTACATCATCAAGGACAAGGAGGACTTTTTTGGAGTAGAATCTTGCCTTTATTAAAGTGCGTCCAGTTAAACTTAGATTTTTACATCctaatatttttgaaagaaatttctCTTGTAAGCCATCAATACCTTGTCTTTTCAAATCTTctccaacattttcaaaaaagatGCAACCTTCAAATTGATTGGAAATTCTATCATAAATAGCTCCTGCAAGGGTTGTCTTCCCTATGCCCCCCATGCCCCAAATTCCTATCATTCGAACATCAGTTGACTCCATGCATAATAGTGATTCCAGTTCACGTATGGAAGAATCTATCCCCACTAGGTCCTCAGCATCACTTGATGGTATATGGATTATTTCATTCAAAATGCCAGAGACAATTTCCTCAATAAGCATAACTTCATTCCTGCCATGATTAAGAACAAAGAGTAGTAAGTTTGATAATGCATTATCCTAGACACGTGATTCACTAATTACCACAGACCCATTCCCAAACCTTGCAACTATTGAATGAATGATATTGGAAGGCAAAACAGATTAATGTTAGTCCTAATCACcatattatatatatggaaaataaaattataaaaaggtaATCATACATGAACTAGCAGTAGCATGTGattatttatatgtttggtGTTGTAATCAATGCTTTCATGGCTCTCTTATCATGgtcattttgattaattttaccaaaaaaaaaaaaaattaaaaatgagtttGTCCCATGTCAGCTCTAAGTATCTAAATCTTAgaattctaatataaaattttacaacaaattcaagaaaaaaaaattaacacaaaaGGTCTTGTTTAACGATTTAGCTatgaaaatctaaatttaaatgGAGAATATTAACATGCTATCAACAGTCATAATATTTCCTTGAGcaattttaataataagaataatgtaaaaacaaatattagaaaaaaaaaaaaaaaacagaggaaataAGAAGGGGACTGAGCCTAAGAAAATTACTTATTCCGTGAATCCCAACCGGATAAATTGGCAACTTGAGTGAGAGCATCCCTCCAAATCTGCACCCTCCCCATATTCTCCTTGAAAATCTCTTCATGTTTAGCCAATGCTTCTCCAAATTTTCCCATGTGTTTTCTCACATCTGAGGGATCCACGTTGTAGAAAATAGGGAGAACCCTCTGTCCCCTTGATTCTTTGCACTCTAGTATTTTCACCAGCTCCTCCAAGCACCATCCAGAAGATGCGTAGTTTTCTGACAAAACAACGATAGAAAACATGGAGTTTTCAATAGCTGCGACAAGCGCAGGGGATATGACTTGGCCTCTATCAAGCTTGTCATCATCGATGAAAGTGTTGATCCCTTTGGTGCGTAACTCCTTACAGAGATGGGCAGTGAAGTTATTGCGGGTGTCTTCTCCTCTAAAGCTCAGGAACACATCATAGCCCCGTtcgaaagaagaagaaatagccATTGCGAAGCAGTGGAGAGATGAAGTCTGAGAAACGAGTTGTGACTTCAAAGTTATCCCTTCATGAACAAATGAAACGAATACAGTTGGGAGGCTGTAATTAAAGAACAAAGCTGTGAGAAATGTGAGGAAGAGAATGGCGAATAACAGTGACAAGTGACGATGATGCAGATGCAGATGGAATTGCAGTGAGGGAGGTGTAGACGAAAACACATTGAAGG
Protein-coding regions in this window:
- the LOC117909893 gene encoding disease resistance protein RUN1-like, giving the protein MAISSSFERGYDVFLSFRGEDTRNNFTAHLCKELRTKGINTFIDDDKLDRGQVISPALVAAIENSMFSIVVLSENYASSGWCLEELVKILECKESRGQRVLPIFYNVDPSDVRKHMGKFGEALAKHEEIFKENMGRVQIWRDALTQVANLSGWDSRNKNEVMLIEEIVSGILNEIIHIPSSDAEDLVGIDSSIRELESLLCMESTDVRMIGIWGMGGIGKTTLAGAIYDRISNQFEGCIFFENVGEDLKRQGIDGLQEKFLSKILGCKNLSLTGRTLIKARFYSKKVLLVLDDVNDSIVLEKLLPQRDWFSPGSRIIITTRNKDLLSMHGVKETYKVKKLEGNKAMKLFSHYAFKRDHPIEDFMELSKDVLVYTQGLPLALKVLGSLLFGRSKHEWEGELDKLKRIPNMEIQRVLQISYDYLNDNEKDIFLDIACFFLWEDNDYVTKILDSCNFFPISGIKALINKSLITISDNKIKMHDLLQEMGREVVRKKSPKMPGKWSRLWNHEDISYVLKKNMGTEEVEGIFLNLSHSEEKLEFTTQAFVRMNRLRLLKVYKDDISRTFQDTSKKANCEVHFSQDIKFHYDDLRLLYFHGYPLKSLPNDFNPKNLVDLSMPYSHIKQLWEGIKVLEKLKFMNLRHSRYLRETPDFSGVVNLEQLVLEGCTSLCEVHPSLVVLNKLNFLSLKNCIMLKSLPSNIYNLKSLETFDVSGCSDCVNLKWLKELCADKGTPSTSHLMPRSSNSICFMLPPFPVLCSLTKLNLTNCFISDSANLGNLGFLSSLKSLNLSGNHFVTLPSSINQLSQLKWLGLENCKRLKALRELPSSIEEINAHNCTSLTTLSSGFKLKGDPLLPPLEPASPELETSIPELLKAAFSLVIPGRRIPDWIGNQDWGSEIELELPPSWFNSNVLAFAFAVVYSFPLPLSHRSSGWVSADCNFYSHHSSWHYAVYPQTTLRGGLESDHLWLLCVPFPSSINFDEVIRIKASFDILLRIGVCAIKKCGIDLVYRNEEVNGNNIAMIQYISPPPNSTLLLEEIHEGDSSGSGWSYDGSESENSDYYNSCDGETSESGWCSDDSESEMQPEKRLKWSSNQDNED